The following proteins are encoded in a genomic region of Apodemus sylvaticus chromosome 21, mApoSyl1.1, whole genome shotgun sequence:
- the Adat1 gene encoding tRNA-specific adenosine deaminase 1 isoform X5: MLEFEEQPCCPVIRNWANNSPVEGTESLEDFKSKRNCEDPDSPAAKKMRLGTPGRLPSNCIAHHGTQESGPVKPDVSSSDVSSSELAKEELEAANGIASSSFKVVDVHRTGAKCVPGETGDLREPGAAYHQVGLLRVKPGRGDRTCSMSCSDKMARWNVLGCQGALLMHFLEKPVYLSAVVIGKCPYSQEAMRRALTGRCQETLVLPRGFGVQELKIEQSSLLFEHSRSAVHRRRGDSPGRLVPCGAAISWSAVPLQPLDVTANGFPQGMTKKEIGSPRARSRISKVELFRSFQKLLSSLAEDEQPDSVRVPKPDTYQEYKEAASAYQEAWGTLRRTPPFAAWIRNPPHYHQFK, encoded by the exons ATGCTTGAGTTTGAAGAACAACCTTGCTGTCCTGTCATCAGAAATTGGGCCAACAACTCACCTGTAGAAGGGACTGAGAGTCTAGaggattttaaaagtaaaaggaaCTGTGAAGACCCTGACAGTCCTGCAGCCAAGAAGATGAGGCTGGGAACACCTGGCAGGTTGCCCTCCAATTGCATAGCTCACCATGGGACACAGGAAAGTGGTCCAGTCAAACCAGATGTCAGCAGTTCTGATGTCAGCAGTTCTGAGCTCGccaaggaggagctggaggctgCCAATGGAATAGCTTCAAGTAGCTTCAAAGTGGTGGATGTGCATAGAACGGGAGCCAAGTGTGTTCCTGGAGAGACTGGAGACTTGAGAGAGCCAGGTGCCGCCTACCACCAGGTAGGGCTACTTCGTGTAAAGCCCGGCAGGGGAGACAGGACATGCTCCATGTCCTGCAGTGACAAGATGGCAAGGTGGAATGTCCTCGGATGCCAGGGCGCACTGCTAATGCACTTCCTGGAGAAGCCCGTCTACCTGTCAGCTGTGGTAATTGGGAAGTGCCCATACAGCCAGGAAGCCATGAGGAGAGCGTTGACTGGCAG GTGTCAGGAGACCTTGGTTTTACCCAGAGGCTTTGGAGTTCAAGAACTGAAAATAGAGCAGTCGAGTTTACTGTTTGAACACAGCCGCAGTGCAGTGCACAGGAGAAGAGGTGACAGTCCAGGCCGGCTTGTCCCTTGTGGGGCAG CTATCAGCTGGAGTGCTGTCCCTCTGCAGCCTTTGGATGTTACAGCCAATGGTTTCCCTCAAGGaatgacaaagaaagaaattggaagcCCTCGGGCCAG atccCGAATCAGCAAGGTAGAACTCTTTAGATCATTCCAGAAGCTGCTGAGCAGCCTTGCAGAAGACGAGCAGCCGGACTCCGTCAG GGTACCGAAGCCGGATACCTATCAGGAGTACAAGGAGGCCGCGTCTGCCTACCAGGAAGCCTGGGGCACACTCCGGAGGACACCACCGTTTGCAGCCTGGATCAGGAACCCACCCCACTACCACCAATTTAAATGA
- the Adat1 gene encoding tRNA-specific adenosine deaminase 1 isoform X3 — protein sequence MWTADEIAQLCYAHYVRLPKQGKPEPNREWTLLAAVVKVQSPSNQACDTPDKEVQVIKEVVSMGTGTKCIGQSKMRESGDILNDSHAEIIARRSFQRYLLHQLHLAAVLKEDSIFVPGTQRGLWRIRPGLSFVFFSSHTPCGDASIIPMLEFEEQPCCPVIRNWANNSPVEGTESLEDFKSKRNCEDPDSPAAKKMRLGTPGRLPSNCIAHHGTQESGPVKPDVSSSDVSSSELAKEELEAANGIASSSFKVVDVHRTGAKCVPGETGDLREPGAAYHQVGLLRVKPGRGDRTCSMSCSDKMARWNVLGCQGALLMHFLEKPVYLSAVVIGKCPYSQEAMRRALTGRCQETLVLPRGFGVQELKIEQSSLLFEHSRSAVHRRRGDSPGRLVPCGAAISWSAVPLQPLDVTANGFPQGMTKKEIGSPRASFAMATGPGEELQPPYILPNT from the exons ATGTGGACCGCCGATGAGATCGCTCAGCTGTGCTATGCACACTATGTCAGACTGCCCAAGCAGGGGAAGCCTGAGCCAAACCGGGAGTGGACTTTGTTGGCAGCTGTGGTGAAGGTACAGTCTCCATCCAACCAAGCTTGTGACACCCCTGATAAGGAAGTGCAAG tGATAAAGGAAGTCGTTTCAATGGGAACAGGAACAAAATGCATAGGCCAGTCCAAGATGAGAGAGAGCG GGGACATCCTCAATGACAGCCACGCTGAGATCATAGCCAGAAGGAGTTTCCAGAG ATACCTTCTCCATCAGCTCCACTTGGCGGCCGTCCTGAAAGAGGATAGCATCTTTGTTCCAGGGACTCAAAGAGGGCTGTGGAGGATCAGACCTGGCCTGtcctttgtgtttttctctagcCACACACCCT GTGGGGATGCCTCCATCATTCCGATGCTTGAGTTTGAAGAACAACCTTGCTGTCCTGTCATCAGAAATTGGGCCAACAACTCACCTGTAGAAGGGACTGAGAGTCTAGaggattttaaaagtaaaaggaaCTGTGAAGACCCTGACAGTCCTGCAGCCAAGAAGATGAGGCTGGGAACACCTGGCAGGTTGCCCTCCAATTGCATAGCTCACCATGGGACACAGGAAAGTGGTCCAGTCAAACCAGATGTCAGCAGTTCTGATGTCAGCAGTTCTGAGCTCGccaaggaggagctggaggctgCCAATGGAATAGCTTCAAGTAGCTTCAAAGTGGTGGATGTGCATAGAACGGGAGCCAAGTGTGTTCCTGGAGAGACTGGAGACTTGAGAGAGCCAGGTGCCGCCTACCACCAGGTAGGGCTACTTCGTGTAAAGCCCGGCAGGGGAGACAGGACATGCTCCATGTCCTGCAGTGACAAGATGGCAAGGTGGAATGTCCTCGGATGCCAGGGCGCACTGCTAATGCACTTCCTGGAGAAGCCCGTCTACCTGTCAGCTGTGGTAATTGGGAAGTGCCCATACAGCCAGGAAGCCATGAGGAGAGCGTTGACTGGCAG GTGTCAGGAGACCTTGGTTTTACCCAGAGGCTTTGGAGTTCAAGAACTGAAAATAGAGCAGTCGAGTTTACTGTTTGAACACAGCCGCAGTGCAGTGCACAGGAGAAGAGGTGACAGTCCAGGCCGGCTTGTCCCTTGTGGGGCAG CTATCAGCTGGAGTGCTGTCCCTCTGCAGCCTTTGGATGTTACAGCCAATGGTTTCCCTCAAGGaatgacaaagaaagaaattggaagcCCTCGGGCCAG CTTTGCCATGGCCACGGGCCCTGGAGAGGAGCTCCAGCCGCCTTACATCCTGCCCAACACCTGA
- the Adat1 gene encoding tRNA-specific adenosine deaminase 1 isoform X2, which produces MWTADEIAQLCYAHYVRLPKQGKPEPNREWTLLAAVVKVQSPSNQACDTPDKEVQVIKEVVSMGTGTKCIGQSKMRESGDILNDSHAEIIARRSFQRYLLHQLHLAAVLKEDSIFVPGTQRGLWRIRPGLSFVFFSSHTPCGDASIIPMLEFEEQPCCPVIRNWANNSPVEGTESLEDFKSKRNCEDPDSPAAKKMRLGTPGRLPSNCIAHHGTQESGPVKPDVSSSDVSSSELAKEELEAANGIASSSFKVVDVHRTGAKCVPGETGDLREPGAAYHQVGLLRVKPGRGDRTCSMSCSDKMARWNVLGCQGALLMHFLEKPVYLSAVVIGKCPYSQEAMRRALTGSYQLECCPSAAFGCYSQWFPSRNDKERNWKPSGQLCHGHGPWRGAPAALHPAQHLRLPSEGPLRVSPCISQSLMLQASFMCLLTVCRILWKNICSHSLPLKNSFL; this is translated from the exons ATGTGGACCGCCGATGAGATCGCTCAGCTGTGCTATGCACACTATGTCAGACTGCCCAAGCAGGGGAAGCCTGAGCCAAACCGGGAGTGGACTTTGTTGGCAGCTGTGGTGAAGGTACAGTCTCCATCCAACCAAGCTTGTGACACCCCTGATAAGGAAGTGCAAG tGATAAAGGAAGTCGTTTCAATGGGAACAGGAACAAAATGCATAGGCCAGTCCAAGATGAGAGAGAGCG GGGACATCCTCAATGACAGCCACGCTGAGATCATAGCCAGAAGGAGTTTCCAGAG ATACCTTCTCCATCAGCTCCACTTGGCGGCCGTCCTGAAAGAGGATAGCATCTTTGTTCCAGGGACTCAAAGAGGGCTGTGGAGGATCAGACCTGGCCTGtcctttgtgtttttctctagcCACACACCCT GTGGGGATGCCTCCATCATTCCGATGCTTGAGTTTGAAGAACAACCTTGCTGTCCTGTCATCAGAAATTGGGCCAACAACTCACCTGTAGAAGGGACTGAGAGTCTAGaggattttaaaagtaaaaggaaCTGTGAAGACCCTGACAGTCCTGCAGCCAAGAAGATGAGGCTGGGAACACCTGGCAGGTTGCCCTCCAATTGCATAGCTCACCATGGGACACAGGAAAGTGGTCCAGTCAAACCAGATGTCAGCAGTTCTGATGTCAGCAGTTCTGAGCTCGccaaggaggagctggaggctgCCAATGGAATAGCTTCAAGTAGCTTCAAAGTGGTGGATGTGCATAGAACGGGAGCCAAGTGTGTTCCTGGAGAGACTGGAGACTTGAGAGAGCCAGGTGCCGCCTACCACCAGGTAGGGCTACTTCGTGTAAAGCCCGGCAGGGGAGACAGGACATGCTCCATGTCCTGCAGTGACAAGATGGCAAGGTGGAATGTCCTCGGATGCCAGGGCGCACTGCTAATGCACTTCCTGGAGAAGCCCGTCTACCTGTCAGCTGTGGTAATTGGGAAGTGCCCATACAGCCAGGAAGCCATGAGGAGAGCGTTGACTGGCAG CTATCAGCTGGAGTGCTGTCCCTCTGCAGCCTTTGGATGTTACAGCCAATGGTTTCCCTCAAGGaatgacaaagaaagaaattggaagcCCTCGGGCCAG CTTTGCCATGGCCACGGGCCCTGGAGAGGAGCTCCAGCCGCCTTACATCCTGCCCAACACCTGAGATTACCGTCAGAAGGGCCGCTCCGTGTTTCACCCTGCATCTCCCAATCACTGATGCTACAGGCCTCTTTTATGTGCTTGCTAACTGTTTGTAGAATTCTTTGGAAAAATATCTGTTCTCATTCCTTGCCCCTCAAAAATTCCTTTTTGTAA
- the Adat1 gene encoding tRNA-specific adenosine deaminase 1 isoform X4 gives MGTGTKCIGQSKMRESGDILNDSHAEIIARRSFQRYLLHQLHLAAVLKEDSIFVPGTQRGLWRIRPGLSFVFFSSHTPCGDASIIPMLEFEEQPCCPVIRNWANNSPVEGTESLEDFKSKRNCEDPDSPAAKKMRLGTPGRLPSNCIAHHGTQESGPVKPDVSSSDVSSSELAKEELEAANGIASSSFKVVDVHRTGAKCVPGETGDLREPGAAYHQVGLLRVKPGRGDRTCSMSCSDKMARWNVLGCQGALLMHFLEKPVYLSAVVIGKCPYSQEAMRRALTGRCQETLVLPRGFGVQELKIEQSSLLFEHSRSAVHRRRGDSPGRLVPCGAAISWSAVPLQPLDVTANGFPQGMTKKEIGSPRARSRISKVELFRSFQKLLSSLAEDEQPDSVRVPKPDTYQEYKEAASAYQEAWGTLRRTPPFAAWIRNPPHYHQFK, from the exons ATGGGAACAGGAACAAAATGCATAGGCCAGTCCAAGATGAGAGAGAGCG GGGACATCCTCAATGACAGCCACGCTGAGATCATAGCCAGAAGGAGTTTCCAGAG ATACCTTCTCCATCAGCTCCACTTGGCGGCCGTCCTGAAAGAGGATAGCATCTTTGTTCCAGGGACTCAAAGAGGGCTGTGGAGGATCAGACCTGGCCTGtcctttgtgtttttctctagcCACACACCCT GTGGGGATGCCTCCATCATTCCGATGCTTGAGTTTGAAGAACAACCTTGCTGTCCTGTCATCAGAAATTGGGCCAACAACTCACCTGTAGAAGGGACTGAGAGTCTAGaggattttaaaagtaaaaggaaCTGTGAAGACCCTGACAGTCCTGCAGCCAAGAAGATGAGGCTGGGAACACCTGGCAGGTTGCCCTCCAATTGCATAGCTCACCATGGGACACAGGAAAGTGGTCCAGTCAAACCAGATGTCAGCAGTTCTGATGTCAGCAGTTCTGAGCTCGccaaggaggagctggaggctgCCAATGGAATAGCTTCAAGTAGCTTCAAAGTGGTGGATGTGCATAGAACGGGAGCCAAGTGTGTTCCTGGAGAGACTGGAGACTTGAGAGAGCCAGGTGCCGCCTACCACCAGGTAGGGCTACTTCGTGTAAAGCCCGGCAGGGGAGACAGGACATGCTCCATGTCCTGCAGTGACAAGATGGCAAGGTGGAATGTCCTCGGATGCCAGGGCGCACTGCTAATGCACTTCCTGGAGAAGCCCGTCTACCTGTCAGCTGTGGTAATTGGGAAGTGCCCATACAGCCAGGAAGCCATGAGGAGAGCGTTGACTGGCAG GTGTCAGGAGACCTTGGTTTTACCCAGAGGCTTTGGAGTTCAAGAACTGAAAATAGAGCAGTCGAGTTTACTGTTTGAACACAGCCGCAGTGCAGTGCACAGGAGAAGAGGTGACAGTCCAGGCCGGCTTGTCCCTTGTGGGGCAG CTATCAGCTGGAGTGCTGTCCCTCTGCAGCCTTTGGATGTTACAGCCAATGGTTTCCCTCAAGGaatgacaaagaaagaaattggaagcCCTCGGGCCAG atccCGAATCAGCAAGGTAGAACTCTTTAGATCATTCCAGAAGCTGCTGAGCAGCCTTGCAGAAGACGAGCAGCCGGACTCCGTCAG GGTACCGAAGCCGGATACCTATCAGGAGTACAAGGAGGCCGCGTCTGCCTACCAGGAAGCCTGGGGCACACTCCGGAGGACACCACCGTTTGCAGCCTGGATCAGGAACCCACCCCACTACCACCAATTTAAATGA
- the Adat1 gene encoding tRNA-specific adenosine deaminase 1 isoform X1, translating to MWTADEIAQLCYAHYVRLPKQGKPEPNREWTLLAAVVKVQSPSNQACDTPDKEVQVIKEVVSMGTGTKCIGQSKMRESGDILNDSHAEIIARRSFQRYLLHQLHLAAVLKEDSIFVPGTQRGLWRIRPGLSFVFFSSHTPCGDASIIPMLEFEEQPCCPVIRNWANNSPVEGTESLEDFKSKRNCEDPDSPAAKKMRLGTPGRLPSNCIAHHGTQESGPVKPDVSSSDVSSSELAKEELEAANGIASSSFKVVDVHRTGAKCVPGETGDLREPGAAYHQVGLLRVKPGRGDRTCSMSCSDKMARWNVLGCQGALLMHFLEKPVYLSAVVIGKCPYSQEAMRRALTGRCQETLVLPRGFGVQELKIEQSSLLFEHSRSAVHRRRGDSPGRLVPCGAAISWSAVPLQPLDVTANGFPQGMTKKEIGSPRARSRISKVELFRSFQKLLSSLAEDEQPDSVRVPKPDTYQEYKEAASAYQEAWGTLRRTPPFAAWIRNPPHYHQFK from the exons ATGTGGACCGCCGATGAGATCGCTCAGCTGTGCTATGCACACTATGTCAGACTGCCCAAGCAGGGGAAGCCTGAGCCAAACCGGGAGTGGACTTTGTTGGCAGCTGTGGTGAAGGTACAGTCTCCATCCAACCAAGCTTGTGACACCCCTGATAAGGAAGTGCAAG tGATAAAGGAAGTCGTTTCAATGGGAACAGGAACAAAATGCATAGGCCAGTCCAAGATGAGAGAGAGCG GGGACATCCTCAATGACAGCCACGCTGAGATCATAGCCAGAAGGAGTTTCCAGAG ATACCTTCTCCATCAGCTCCACTTGGCGGCCGTCCTGAAAGAGGATAGCATCTTTGTTCCAGGGACTCAAAGAGGGCTGTGGAGGATCAGACCTGGCCTGtcctttgtgtttttctctagcCACACACCCT GTGGGGATGCCTCCATCATTCCGATGCTTGAGTTTGAAGAACAACCTTGCTGTCCTGTCATCAGAAATTGGGCCAACAACTCACCTGTAGAAGGGACTGAGAGTCTAGaggattttaaaagtaaaaggaaCTGTGAAGACCCTGACAGTCCTGCAGCCAAGAAGATGAGGCTGGGAACACCTGGCAGGTTGCCCTCCAATTGCATAGCTCACCATGGGACACAGGAAAGTGGTCCAGTCAAACCAGATGTCAGCAGTTCTGATGTCAGCAGTTCTGAGCTCGccaaggaggagctggaggctgCCAATGGAATAGCTTCAAGTAGCTTCAAAGTGGTGGATGTGCATAGAACGGGAGCCAAGTGTGTTCCTGGAGAGACTGGAGACTTGAGAGAGCCAGGTGCCGCCTACCACCAGGTAGGGCTACTTCGTGTAAAGCCCGGCAGGGGAGACAGGACATGCTCCATGTCCTGCAGTGACAAGATGGCAAGGTGGAATGTCCTCGGATGCCAGGGCGCACTGCTAATGCACTTCCTGGAGAAGCCCGTCTACCTGTCAGCTGTGGTAATTGGGAAGTGCCCATACAGCCAGGAAGCCATGAGGAGAGCGTTGACTGGCAG GTGTCAGGAGACCTTGGTTTTACCCAGAGGCTTTGGAGTTCAAGAACTGAAAATAGAGCAGTCGAGTTTACTGTTTGAACACAGCCGCAGTGCAGTGCACAGGAGAAGAGGTGACAGTCCAGGCCGGCTTGTCCCTTGTGGGGCAG CTATCAGCTGGAGTGCTGTCCCTCTGCAGCCTTTGGATGTTACAGCCAATGGTTTCCCTCAAGGaatgacaaagaaagaaattggaagcCCTCGGGCCAG atccCGAATCAGCAAGGTAGAACTCTTTAGATCATTCCAGAAGCTGCTGAGCAGCCTTGCAGAAGACGAGCAGCCGGACTCCGTCAG GGTACCGAAGCCGGATACCTATCAGGAGTACAAGGAGGCCGCGTCTGCCTACCAGGAAGCCTGGGGCACACTCCGGAGGACACCACCGTTTGCAGCCTGGATCAGGAACCCACCCCACTACCACCAATTTAAATGA